One Chryseobacterium sp. StRB126 genomic region harbors:
- a CDS encoding RagB/SusD family nutrient uptake outer membrane protein: MKNKNFIYKGLAVTMLAGLSFSTIACGGSYLDEVENSGSFKTDMYFKNETQSFSALVSVYDVLRKYSSGFENTVTFFNAGSDDFYSGGGSSNDGAGIQGMNNYAINPNTMPASYWRDYYQGIARANLLIENVPKADMSDELKKRFSAEAKVLRSLYYFELLRMFGNIPLVLKSVKFDDDYWHIPQAKPSEVYVQIENDILASIPDLMMTANGNDKGRITQGTARAILGKIYLYDKKMPEAATQFAAVNGTPGGVSQYGYKLVEKYADLFKVGSEKSDEYKFSTESILEVMHTNKANSDWSFWGQGKDEGNSINAMLGPRSYSVNKKIVDNKAPDLFPGWSFNTVTQDLYDFMQGDPRLDVTIFNIKPWVDQGKVTYSPAFADTGYFLNKYMPTRDLVSSLPGAPELNFRQNYIAIRLADTYLMEAEALGGAGARAQALLDAVRARVGLASVPVSIQAIKDERRRELAGEGHRWFDLVRWGDAPSKLAFKGFKANKNEILPIPYNELPNTSLHQNPGY; encoded by the coding sequence ATGAAAAATAAGAATTTTATATATAAAGGACTTGCTGTTACGATGTTGGCAGGTTTAAGTTTCAGTACCATTGCCTGCGGAGGCTCTTATCTGGATGAAGTGGAAAACTCAGGATCTTTTAAAACGGATATGTATTTTAAGAATGAGACTCAATCTTTTAGTGCATTGGTATCTGTATATGATGTTTTAAGAAAATATTCCAGCGGCTTCGAAAATACAGTCACTTTTTTTAATGCGGGATCTGATGATTTTTACTCAGGAGGAGGAAGTTCTAATGACGGAGCTGGTATACAGGGAATGAATAACTATGCCATAAATCCTAATACGATGCCTGCAAGTTATTGGAGAGATTACTATCAGGGAATAGCAAGGGCTAATCTTTTGATAGAGAATGTTCCAAAAGCAGACATGAGTGATGAACTTAAAAAAAGATTCAGTGCTGAAGCAAAAGTACTGAGATCTCTGTACTATTTTGAACTTTTAAGAATGTTTGGAAATATTCCCTTAGTCCTTAAGAGTGTGAAATTTGATGATGATTACTGGCATATTCCACAGGCAAAACCGAGTGAAGTATACGTTCAGATAGAAAATGATATTCTTGCTTCCATTCCGGATTTAATGATGACAGCCAATGGTAATGACAAAGGGAGGATTACACAGGGAACAGCCAGAGCAATATTAGGAAAAATTTATTTGTATGATAAAAAAATGCCTGAAGCAGCAACCCAATTCGCAGCAGTGAACGGGACTCCTGGTGGCGTTAGCCAGTACGGATATAAATTAGTGGAAAAATATGCAGACCTGTTTAAGGTAGGATCAGAAAAATCAGATGAATATAAATTTTCAACAGAGTCTATTCTTGAAGTGATGCATACCAACAAAGCAAACTCTGACTGGAGTTTCTGGGGACAGGGAAAAGATGAAGGTAATTCCATCAATGCAATGCTAGGTCCACGTTCTTATTCTGTCAATAAAAAGATTGTGGATAATAAAGCACCAGATCTGTTTCCGGGTTGGTCATTCAATACAGTAACACAAGATTTATATGACTTTATGCAGGGAGATCCTAGATTAGATGTGACTATTTTTAATATAAAACCATGGGTAGACCAGGGTAAAGTAACTTATAGTCCTGCGTTTGCGGATACTGGGTATTTTTTAAATAAATATATGCCTACCAGAGATTTGGTAAGTTCACTTCCTGGAGCTCCTGAGCTCAATTTCAGACAGAATTATATTGCCATACGATTAGCTGATACCTATCTTATGGAAGCAGAAGCTTTAGGTGGAGCTGGTGCCAGGGCTCAAGCACTGTTGGATGCGGTAAGAGCAAGAGTTGGTTTAGCATCGGTTCCTGTTTCAATACAGGCTATTAAAGATGAAAGAAGACGAGAACTTGCCGGTGAAGGCCATAGATGGTTTGACCTTGTAAGATGGGGCGATGCTCCTTCAAAGCTAGCATTTAAAGGATTTAAAGCCAATAAAAACGAAATCTTACCCATTCCGTATAATGAATTGCCGAATACATCGCTGCACCAAAATCCGGGATATTAA
- a CDS encoding glycoside hydrolase family 30 protein, which translates to MKFHNLYSFFKGTALLCGVVLFPLSCTSVAQNKGDEVQYWLTKGDESIQLQSQTPIRFVNMSNNFQNIEIDDTQKFQYVDGFGYTLTGGSVEVINRLSPAKRKALLNELFGSDKNSISISYLRLSIGASDLDSEVFSYDDLPEGQTDVELSKFSLIKDKDLIAMLKEILTINPKIKIIATPWSAPVWMKDNGKSKGGSLKPEFYETYAQYFVKYIQGMKKEGIIIDAITPQNEPLHPGNNPSMYMPSEKQRDFIKGYLGPSFKTNNIKTKIVVYDHNCNKPEYALDILKDPEAYQYIDGSAFHLYEGDISALSTVHDAFPDKNLYFTEQWTGSKGTFNEDLNWHMKNVIIGSMRNWSKTALEWNLANDPKYGPHTVGGCTECKGAITVSDSENFTRNVAYYIVAHASKFIPAGSQGIASTQTKYLSTAAFKTPAGKTVLIVQNDNKAVENFNIKFAGKIATVNIPGQSAATYIF; encoded by the coding sequence ATGAAGTTTCACAACTTATATAGTTTCTTTAAAGGTACTGCACTGCTTTGCGGTGTGGTACTTTTTCCTTTATCATGTACCTCAGTTGCTCAGAATAAAGGTGACGAAGTTCAATATTGGCTAACCAAAGGAGATGAAAGTATCCAATTACAGTCTCAAACTCCAATCAGATTTGTAAATATGTCAAATAACTTTCAGAATATTGAAATTGATGATACCCAAAAGTTTCAATATGTTGATGGGTTTGGATATACATTAACGGGAGGAAGTGTTGAGGTGATCAATCGTTTGTCACCAGCCAAAAGAAAAGCTTTACTGAACGAACTTTTCGGGAGTGATAAAAACTCTATTTCCATTAGCTATTTGAGATTAAGCATAGGTGCTTCAGATCTTGATAGTGAAGTATTTTCCTATGATGATCTTCCGGAAGGGCAAACGGATGTTGAACTTTCTAAATTTAGCCTGATAAAAGACAAAGACTTGATTGCTATGCTGAAGGAGATTTTGACCATTAATCCTAAAATTAAAATCATTGCAACGCCGTGGTCAGCACCAGTTTGGATGAAGGATAATGGAAAATCAAAAGGAGGAAGTTTAAAACCTGAATTTTATGAAACGTATGCACAATATTTTGTAAAATATATCCAGGGAATGAAAAAAGAAGGAATCATTATTGACGCCATCACACCTCAAAATGAACCTTTACATCCGGGTAATAACCCAAGTATGTACATGCCTTCTGAAAAACAGAGAGATTTTATTAAAGGATATTTAGGACCTTCTTTTAAAACCAACAATATTAAAACCAAAATTGTTGTATACGATCATAATTGCAATAAACCGGAATATGCTCTTGATATTCTAAAAGATCCTGAAGCTTACCAATATATTGATGGATCAGCTTTTCATTTGTATGAAGGTGATATTTCAGCATTAAGTACTGTTCACGATGCTTTTCCTGATAAAAATCTATACTTTACCGAGCAATGGACAGGTTCAAAAGGAACATTCAATGAAGATCTGAACTGGCATATGAAAAATGTAATTATCGGATCCATGAGAAACTGGAGCAAAACAGCTTTGGAATGGAATCTTGCCAATGATCCGAAATATGGGCCCCATACAGTGGGCGGATGTACCGAATGTAAAGGAGCTATTACTGTTTCAGACAGTGAGAATTTTACCAGAAATGTAGCTTATTATATTGTGGCTCATGCGTCTAAGTTTATACCTGCAGGTTCACAAGGTATTGCTTCAACACAAACAAAATATTTATCCACAGCAGCATTTAAAACCCCAGCTGGAAAAACAGTGCTGATTGTTCAGAATGATAATAAGGCCGTTGAAAATTTTAATATTAAATTTGCCGGAAAGATCGCTACAGTAAACATTCCTGGGCAATCTGCCGCAACTTATATTTTTTAA
- a CDS encoding glycoside hydrolase family 30 protein codes for MRKLIVSCFVVGIVINVNAQNYWKKHEGKTAKVILTNSKLNERMTDKGAVKFEQFGQPKETEACIFVAPDFKYQKLIGIGGAITDASAETFYKMPKNKQKEILDAYFGKNGLGYTVVRTNMNSCDFSSDSYTYVEDNDTSLKTFNVAHDEKYKIPMIKEAQKAIGNNFTFYFSPWSPPAWMKSNKSLYKGGRLENQYYQTWADYYIKFIKEYEKRGINVWGLTVQNEPMATQSWESCIYTAEEEGDFLKNNLGPTLWKNGYKDKKVMIWDHNRDLIYQRATTTLSDPETSKYAHGIGYHWYETWNNKTQLFDNLAETHRAFPDKFLAFTEGCKEQFAMDRIYDVSLGELYSKNMLNDFNKGNALWTDWNILLDETGGPNHKGNFCFAPIIADTKTGEVFYTYEYYYIGHVSKYIKPNAQRIGSSSNRAALTSSAFMNENGQLVTVIMNDSDNDIETNLWIEGMAAKLNAPAHSIQTVIL; via the coding sequence ATGAGAAAACTAATTGTAAGTTGTTTTGTAGTAGGTATTGTTATCAATGTCAATGCCCAGAATTATTGGAAAAAACATGAAGGAAAAACAGCTAAGGTAATTCTGACCAATTCTAAATTGAATGAAAGAATGACAGACAAAGGAGCCGTCAAATTTGAACAGTTTGGACAGCCAAAAGAAACGGAAGCCTGTATTTTTGTAGCTCCTGATTTTAAATATCAAAAACTGATCGGAATAGGGGGGGCTATTACAGATGCATCCGCAGAGACCTTCTATAAAATGCCAAAGAATAAGCAAAAGGAAATTCTGGATGCTTATTTTGGTAAGAACGGATTGGGATATACTGTGGTACGTACTAATATGAATTCCTGTGACTTCTCCAGTGATTCTTATACCTATGTGGAGGATAATGATACTTCGTTAAAAACATTCAATGTTGCTCACGACGAGAAGTATAAGATTCCGATGATTAAGGAAGCCCAAAAAGCAATAGGAAATAATTTTACCTTCTATTTTTCTCCATGGAGCCCGCCCGCCTGGATGAAATCCAATAAAAGTTTATACAAAGGCGGAAGACTAGAAAACCAATATTATCAGACCTGGGCCGACTACTATATTAAGTTCATCAAAGAATACGAAAAAAGAGGAATTAATGTCTGGGGGTTAACTGTTCAGAATGAGCCTATGGCCACACAGTCTTGGGAATCATGCATCTATACAGCGGAAGAAGAAGGAGATTTCTTAAAGAATAATCTAGGTCCAACTTTATGGAAAAACGGATATAAAGATAAAAAAGTAATGATCTGGGATCACAACAGAGATTTGATTTATCAAAGAGCAACTACCACGCTCAGCGATCCTGAAACTTCAAAATATGCCCATGGAATTGGATATCATTGGTACGAAACATGGAATAATAAGACTCAGCTTTTTGATAATCTGGCAGAAACACACAGAGCTTTTCCGGATAAATTTCTTGCCTTTACAGAAGGTTGTAAAGAGCAGTTTGCCATGGATAGAATTTATGACGTAAGCCTTGGAGAACTGTACAGCAAGAATATGCTGAACGATTTTAATAAAGGAAATGCTTTATGGACAGATTGGAATATTTTACTGGATGAAACGGGAGGCCCCAACCATAAAGGAAATTTCTGTTTCGCTCCAATCATTGCAGACACAAAGACAGGAGAGGTGTTTTATACCTATGAATATTATTACATCGGACATGTTTCAAAGTATATTAAACCTAATGCACAAAGGATAGGTTCTTCTTCCAACAGAGCAGCACTAACTTCTTCAGCGTTTATGAATGAAAACGGCCAGCTGGTAACGGTAATCATGAACGATTCAGATAACGATATTGAAACCAATCTTTGGATTGAAGGGATGGCTGCAAAGCTGAATGCACCCGCCCATTCTATACAGACCGTAATTTTATAA
- a CDS encoding DUF4280 domain-containing protein has translation MPQKITDTAQLSCNQGTTPSTLSVTSQNFSTAEEKHIATEQDKQANVNIKPFGQCKLKPTSGGYLPCTPAPTAWQKTTEKDTINNYKILTEDSFCMCGTGGKIEVVNKGHGEKHEIK, from the coding sequence ATGCCACAAAAAATCACTGATACCGCCCAATTATCCTGTAACCAAGGAACAACACCAAGTACCCTTAGTGTTACCAGCCAGAATTTCTCTACGGCTGAAGAAAAACATATTGCTACGGAGCAGGATAAACAGGCAAATGTAAATATTAAACCTTTTGGGCAATGTAAATTAAAACCTACTTCAGGGGGATATTTACCATGTACTCCTGCTCCAACGGCTTGGCAAAAGACCACAGAAAAAGACACTATCAATAATTACAAAATTCTTACAGAGGATTCATTTTGTATGTGTGGTACAGGTGGAAAAATTGAAGTAGTGAACAAAGGACATGGAGAAAAACATGAGATAAAATAA
- a CDS encoding glycoside hydrolase family 3 N-terminal domain-containing protein, whose translation MKRVYLLLAFSAFGMSIYAQKTTDQRVAELLSKMTLEEKIGQMVQYSGFEYATGPQHSNSAAVLEEIKKGKVGSMLNVAGAEETRAFQKLAMQSRLKIPLLFGQDVIHGYRTTFPVNIGQAASWDLGMIEKSERIAATEASAYGIHWTFAPMVDIARDPRWGRVMEGSGEDTYLGTQIGLARIKGFQGKGLGSLDAIMACAKHFAAYGAAVGGRDYNSVDMSLRQLNETYLPPFKAAAEAGVATFMNSFNDINGIPATANQYIQRNLLKGKWNYKGFVVSDWGSIGEMIPHGFAKNGAEAAEKAIQGGSDMDMESRVYMAELPKLVKEGKVDAKLVDDATGRILTKKFEMGLFDDPYRFSNEKRQKEQVDNQENRKFGREFGSKSMVLLKNKENILPLSKSVKTVALIGPFGKETVANHGFWSIAFKDDTQRIVSQFDGIKNQLDKNSTLLYAKGCNVDDQDKTMFAEAIEAARKSDVVIMTLGEGHAMSGEAKSRSNIGFSGVQEDLLKEVAKTGKPIILMINAGRPLIFNWAADHIPAIVYTWWLGTEAGNSIADVLFGTVNPSGKLPMTFPRTEGQIPVYYNHYNTGRPAKNNTDRNYVSAYIDLDNDPKFPFGFGLSYTDFTYSDMILSSENLKGSQKLNISVTVSNTGKYDGEEVVQLYIRDLFGKVVRPVKELKGFKKIFIKKGEFQKVEFTLTPDDLKFFDDELNFDWEMGEFDIMVGTNSQNVQTKRINWQK comes from the coding sequence ATGAAGAGAGTTTATTTGTTACTGGCATTCTCAGCATTTGGAATGAGCATCTACGCACAGAAAACAACAGATCAGAGAGTAGCAGAGCTTTTATCTAAAATGACACTGGAAGAAAAAATAGGGCAGATGGTTCAATATAGCGGGTTTGAATACGCCACAGGACCTCAGCATTCTAATTCAGCTGCAGTGCTGGAAGAAATCAAAAAGGGAAAAGTTGGCTCTATGCTTAATGTTGCAGGAGCAGAAGAAACCAGGGCATTTCAGAAACTGGCTATGCAATCCCGGTTGAAGATTCCTTTATTGTTCGGACAGGATGTTATTCATGGATACAGAACTACTTTTCCTGTCAATATTGGACAGGCGGCGAGTTGGGACCTGGGAATGATAGAGAAATCAGAAAGAATTGCAGCTACAGAAGCTTCAGCTTATGGCATCCACTGGACTTTTGCGCCGATGGTAGACATTGCCAGAGACCCAAGGTGGGGAAGAGTGATGGAGGGTTCGGGGGAGGATACTTACCTCGGAACTCAAATCGGATTGGCAAGAATTAAAGGATTTCAGGGAAAAGGATTAGGAAGCCTCGATGCCATTATGGCCTGTGCAAAACATTTTGCAGCATATGGTGCTGCGGTAGGGGGAAGAGACTATAATTCTGTTGACATGAGCCTTAGGCAACTGAATGAAACCTACCTTCCACCTTTTAAAGCTGCAGCCGAAGCGGGAGTTGCTACGTTCATGAATTCTTTCAATGATATCAACGGAATTCCAGCAACAGCCAATCAATATATCCAAAGAAATTTACTAAAAGGAAAATGGAATTATAAAGGTTTTGTGGTTTCGGACTGGGGGAGTATTGGAGAAATGATTCCTCATGGATTTGCCAAAAATGGTGCTGAGGCTGCTGAAAAAGCAATACAGGGAGGCAGCGATATGGATATGGAAAGTAGAGTATATATGGCAGAACTTCCGAAGCTTGTTAAAGAAGGAAAAGTAGATGCTAAACTGGTGGATGATGCTACTGGAAGAATTTTAACCAAAAAATTCGAGATGGGGCTTTTCGACGATCCTTACCGGTTCAGTAATGAAAAAAGACAGAAAGAACAGGTTGATAACCAGGAAAATAGAAAATTCGGAAGAGAATTTGGATCTAAAAGCATGGTGCTCCTTAAAAATAAAGAAAATATCCTTCCGCTTTCAAAGTCAGTAAAGACAGTGGCTTTGATTGGTCCGTTCGGAAAGGAAACCGTAGCTAATCATGGGTTTTGGTCTATTGCTTTTAAAGATGATACCCAGAGAATTGTTTCACAGTTTGACGGGATTAAAAATCAACTTGATAAAAACTCTACCTTATTGTATGCAAAAGGATGTAATGTAGATGATCAGGATAAAACAATGTTTGCAGAAGCAATAGAGGCAGCTAGAAAATCAGATGTGGTAATTATGACTTTAGGAGAGGGACATGCGATGAGTGGTGAAGCAAAAAGCCGTAGCAATATTGGCTTTTCTGGGGTGCAGGAAGATCTGTTGAAAGAAGTTGCCAAAACAGGAAAACCGATTATTCTTATGATTAATGCAGGAAGACCTTTGATTTTCAACTGGGCAGCAGACCATATTCCTGCTATTGTTTATACCTGGTGGCTGGGAACGGAAGCCGGAAATTCTATTGCTGATGTTCTGTTTGGAACAGTAAACCCAAGTGGAAAACTTCCGATGACTTTTCCAAGAACTGAAGGACAGATTCCGGTTTATTATAATCATTACAATACGGGCAGACCAGCAAAAAATAATACAGACAGAAATTATGTTTCAGCATATATTGATCTTGACAACGATCCGAAATTCCCGTTTGGATTTGGATTGAGCTATACAGACTTTACTTATTCCGATATGATTCTAAGTTCCGAAAACCTGAAAGGAAGTCAGAAATTAAATATAAGCGTTACTGTTTCCAATACTGGTAAATATGACGGAGAAGAAGTGGTGCAGCTTTATATAAGAGATCTTTTTGGGAAAGTAGTAAGGCCTGTAAAAGAATTGAAAGGTTTTAAAAAAATATTCATCAAAAAAGGAGAATTCCAAAAAGTAGAATTTACCCTGACGCCGGATGATCTGAAGTTTTTTGATGACGAATTGAATTTTGACTGGGAAATGGGTGAGTTTGATATTATGGTGGGAACCAATTCTCAGAATGTACAAACCAAAAGAATTAATTGGCAGAAATAA
- a CDS encoding family 16 glycosylhydrolase has protein sequence MAEINSVETGFNFLNIKKDLKKTLTQHNDHKHCMNLKSKNIIQLCVGTIVALSVTNCTSTKVDSGRKLIWSDEFNGRGLPDSSKWNYDIGGNGFGNEEAQFYTKNRLENARMENGNLVIEARKENWEGNKYTSARLLTKGKFSFQYGTVEVRAKLPKGRGTWPAIWMMSEDMKKWPDDGELDIMEHVGYNQGYIHASVHTKKYNHIQGTQKTDTMVVKDVSEKFHVYKADWTPEKIDVYIDDKKFFTYENLEKTKDAWPFDQPYFLILNLAIGGFWGGKEGVDDYIFPQKYYIDYVRVYQNK, from the coding sequence TTGGCAGAAATAAACTCAGTAGAAACAGGATTTAATTTTCTCAATATAAAGAAAGATCTTAAAAAGACTTTAACTCAACATAATGACCATAAACATTGTATGAATTTAAAATCCAAAAATATTATCCAGCTTTGTGTAGGTACAATAGTGGCTTTATCGGTAACAAATTGTACTTCAACCAAAGTTGATTCCGGCAGAAAATTAATCTGGAGCGATGAATTTAATGGAAGAGGACTTCCTGACTCTTCAAAATGGAATTATGATATTGGAGGGAACGGATTTGGAAATGAAGAAGCTCAGTTTTATACAAAAAACAGGCTGGAAAATGCCCGTATGGAAAACGGAAATCTCGTTATCGAAGCCAGAAAAGAAAATTGGGAGGGAAATAAATATACTTCGGCCAGACTTTTAACCAAAGGAAAATTTTCTTTTCAATACGGAACGGTAGAAGTACGTGCAAAACTTCCAAAAGGCAGAGGAACCTGGCCGGCTATCTGGATGATGAGTGAGGACATGAAGAAATGGCCGGATGATGGTGAACTTGATATTATGGAACATGTAGGATATAATCAGGGATATATTCATGCTTCAGTACATACCAAAAAATACAATCATATCCAGGGAACACAGAAAACGGATACTATGGTTGTAAAAGATGTAAGTGAAAAGTTTCATGTGTATAAAGCAGATTGGACCCCGGAAAAAATTGATGTTTATATAGATGATAAGAAATTTTTCACTTATGAAAACTTAGAAAAGACCAAGGATGCTTGGCCATTTGATCAGCCTTATTTTCTCATTTTAAATCTGGCGATAGGTGGTTTTTGGGGTGGAAAAGAAGGTGTTGATGATTATATTTTCCCACAGAAGTATTATATAGACTATGTACGAGTCTATCAAAATAAATAA